In one Labrys wisconsinensis genomic region, the following are encoded:
- a CDS encoding ABC transporter ATP-binding protein, with the protein MTEVLLELRDVSRRYAMRQGIFGRTASVGAVDGVSLSVERGLTLGLVGESGSGKSTTGRLALGLERPDGGDVLFRGAPLPTAGSARWRRLRADMQMIYQDPLGALDRRLSILEQVREPLDVHRIGDARGREAKALAVLDAVRLGADHGRRYPHELSGGQRQRAVLARALVTDPDLLVCDEPVSALDVSIQAQVVNLLLDIQQAAGLGLLFISHDLRVVRHVSHRLAVMYLGRIVEAGETDRVLSAPAHPYTEALVSAAPVPGRRARRIILDGDPPNPAARPPGCAFHPRCRAVRERCRVESPALLALADGRLAACHVAHEQAGLRKAAG; encoded by the coding sequence ATGACCGAGGTCCTGCTCGAGCTGCGCGACGTCTCGCGGCGCTATGCGATGCGGCAGGGGATATTCGGCCGCACCGCGTCCGTCGGCGCCGTGGACGGGGTATCTCTCTCGGTCGAGCGCGGCCTGACGCTCGGCCTCGTCGGCGAATCCGGCTCGGGCAAGTCGACCACCGGCCGCCTCGCCCTCGGTCTCGAACGGCCCGACGGCGGCGACGTCCTGTTCCGCGGCGCGCCGTTGCCGACGGCGGGAAGCGCGCGCTGGCGGCGGCTGCGCGCCGACATGCAGATGATCTACCAGGATCCTCTCGGCGCGCTCGACCGCCGGCTTTCCATTCTCGAGCAGGTCCGCGAGCCCCTGGACGTGCATCGGATCGGCGACGCGCGGGGACGGGAGGCGAAGGCGCTGGCGGTGCTGGACGCGGTGCGCCTCGGCGCCGACCACGGCCGCCGCTATCCCCACGAGCTGTCCGGCGGCCAGCGCCAGCGTGCCGTCCTCGCGCGCGCCCTGGTCACGGATCCCGATCTCCTGGTGTGCGACGAGCCGGTCTCGGCGCTCGACGTGTCGATCCAGGCCCAGGTGGTCAACCTGCTGCTCGACATCCAGCAGGCGGCCGGCCTCGGCCTCCTCTTCATCAGCCACGATCTCCGGGTGGTCCGCCATGTCAGCCACCGCCTGGCGGTGATGTATCTCGGCCGCATCGTCGAGGCCGGCGAGACCGACCGCGTGCTGTCCGCCCCGGCCCATCCCTACACGGAAGCGCTGGTCTCGGCCGCTCCCGTCCCCGGGCGCCGGGCGCGGCGCATCATCCTGGACGGCGATCCGCCGAATCCGGCGGCGCGGCCCCCGGGCTGCGCCTTCCATCCGCGCTGCCGCGCCGTTCGCGAGCGCTGCAGGGTGGAGAGCCCGGCCCTGCTGGCGCTGGCGGACGGGCGCCTCGCCGCCTGTCACGTGGCCCATGAGCAGGCCGGCTTGCGGAAGGCGGCCGGCTGA
- the murA gene encoding UDP-N-acetylglucosamine 1-carboxyvinyltransferase, whose protein sequence is MDRIKIVGGAPLNGVIPISGAKNAALPLMIASLLSEDILTLANVPRLADVSQLARILGNHGVDVTVAGKRPGEMELTGQTVRLDARTIVDTTAPYEMVSKMRASFWVIAPLLARMGQARVSLPGGCAIGTRPVDLLLMALERLGAQIEIENGYVVATARDGLRGAEIEFPKVTVGGTHTALMAATLAHGTTVILNAAREPEIVDVADCLTKMGAKVRGAGTSTIEVTGVSRLHGTHHSVVSDRIEAGTYAMCVAMAGGDVLLQGAQPELLQTALDVLTEAGAEIAATNEGIRVRRNGHGIGPVSVTTAPHPGFPTDLQAQLMGLMTRAKGTSRITETIFENRFMHVQELARLGARIHLDGQTATVEGVSVLKGAPVMATDLRASVSLVIAGLAAEGETTVNRVYHLDRGFEQLERKLSACGAQIERIAGER, encoded by the coding sequence ATGGACCGTATCAAGATCGTCGGCGGCGCGCCGCTCAACGGCGTGATCCCGATCTCCGGCGCCAAGAACGCCGCGCTGCCGCTGATGATCGCCAGCCTGCTCTCCGAGGACATCCTCACCCTCGCCAACGTGCCGCGCCTCGCCGACGTGTCGCAGCTGGCGCGCATCCTCGGCAATCACGGCGTCGACGTCACCGTGGCCGGCAAGCGGCCGGGCGAGATGGAGCTCACCGGCCAGACCGTGCGGCTCGATGCCCGCACCATCGTCGACACGACGGCGCCCTACGAGATGGTGTCGAAGATGCGGGCGAGCTTCTGGGTGATCGCCCCGCTCCTCGCCCGCATGGGGCAGGCCCGGGTGTCGCTGCCGGGCGGCTGCGCCATCGGCACGCGGCCGGTCGACCTCTTGCTGATGGCGCTCGAGCGCCTCGGCGCGCAGATCGAGATCGAGAACGGCTATGTCGTCGCCACCGCCAGGGACGGCCTCAGGGGCGCCGAGATCGAGTTCCCCAAGGTGACGGTCGGCGGCACGCACACCGCGCTGATGGCGGCGACGCTGGCCCATGGCACCACGGTCATCCTCAACGCCGCGCGCGAGCCGGAGATCGTCGACGTCGCCGACTGCCTCACCAAGATGGGCGCCAAGGTGCGCGGCGCCGGCACCTCGACCATCGAGGTCACCGGCGTCTCGCGCCTGCACGGCACCCATCACAGCGTGGTGTCCGACCGCATCGAGGCCGGAACCTATGCGATGTGCGTGGCCATGGCCGGCGGCGACGTGCTGCTGCAGGGCGCCCAGCCCGAGCTGCTGCAGACCGCGCTCGACGTGCTGACCGAAGCGGGGGCCGAGATCGCCGCCACCAACGAAGGCATCCGCGTGCGCCGCAACGGCCACGGCATCGGCCCGGTCTCGGTGACGACGGCGCCGCATCCCGGCTTCCCGACCGACCTGCAGGCGCAGTTGATGGGCCTGATGACCCGGGCCAAGGGCACGTCCAGGATCACCGAGACGATCTTCGAAAACCGCTTCATGCACGTGCAGGAGCTGGCGCGGCTCGGCGCGCGCATCCATCTCGACGGCCAGACCGCGACGGTGGAGGGCGTGTCGGTGCTCAAGGGGGCGCCCGTGATGGCCACGGACCTGCGCGCCTCGGTCTCGCTGGTGATCGCGGGCCTCGCCGCCGAAGGCGAGACCACCGTCAACCGCGTCTACCACCTCGACCGCGGCTTCGAGCAGCTGGAGCGCAAGCTCTCCGCCTGCGGCGCCCAGATCGAGCGCATCGCCGGCGAACGGTAG
- a CDS encoding alkaline phosphatase family protein yields the protein MAEAGADRIVICVFDGLRPDFVTPERMPHLARFAAGASWFREARGVFPSVTRPSTASIATGAPPAVHGIVGNSFLFPSVTRERVLDLGRAEDIALAERATGGRLVDAETFGDVLARAGRRLAVVHTGSAGATHCINPRARANGHWTFSVLGRDSSPTPEAVDEIVARFGPLPPRTLPRFEETDYAARVFTEHVLAVRQPDVALIWFNEPDTSFHYRFLGSPETLAVIAAADAAFGRILDWLEAQADADRTTVIAMSDHGQITMGAELALSDMLEAAGHPGGASFAMTGGDMGEIRILEGGTARRDAIAHWLMAQDFTGMLFSPGRNEVEGVIPGTFALSLVGLDHARAPELVYVLRSDDRPDRFGNPGIGIVTAGDVPVGGGMHGGLNRHELNTVLIARGPGFAAGVRDGRPCGIVDIAPTVLDAFGLPAAATMTGRSLLGPAPEPALPRIHETGQGGFRQQLAVAERPGSRILLHGGRL from the coding sequence ATGGCCGAAGCCGGCGCCGATCGCATCGTCATCTGTGTCTTCGACGGCCTCCGGCCCGATTTCGTCACCCCGGAGCGGATGCCGCATCTTGCCCGTTTCGCCGCCGGCGCGAGCTGGTTCCGCGAGGCGCGCGGCGTGTTCCCCTCGGTGACGCGCCCGTCGACCGCCTCCATCGCCACGGGCGCGCCGCCGGCCGTGCACGGCATCGTCGGCAACAGCTTCCTGTTCCCGTCGGTGACCCGCGAGCGGGTGCTCGATCTCGGCCGCGCCGAGGATATCGCCCTCGCCGAACGGGCGACCGGCGGCCGGCTGGTCGATGCCGAGACCTTCGGCGACGTCCTGGCGCGGGCAGGCCGCCGGCTCGCGGTCGTTCACACCGGCTCGGCCGGCGCCACCCACTGCATCAATCCCCGCGCCCGCGCCAACGGGCACTGGACCTTCTCGGTGCTGGGACGCGACTCCTCCCCGACGCCGGAGGCCGTCGACGAGATCGTGGCGCGCTTCGGGCCGCTGCCGCCGCGCACCCTGCCCCGCTTCGAGGAGACCGACTACGCCGCGCGGGTCTTCACCGAGCATGTGCTGGCCGTGCGCCAGCCGGACGTAGCGCTGATCTGGTTCAACGAGCCCGACACCTCGTTCCATTACCGCTTCCTCGGCTCGCCGGAGACGCTTGCCGTGATCGCGGCGGCCGACGCCGCCTTCGGGCGCATCCTCGACTGGCTCGAGGCGCAGGCGGACGCAGACCGCACCACGGTGATCGCGATGTCCGACCACGGCCAGATCACCATGGGCGCGGAGCTGGCCTTGTCCGACATGCTGGAGGCCGCCGGACACCCCGGCGGCGCCAGCTTCGCCATGACCGGCGGCGACATGGGCGAGATCCGCATCCTGGAGGGCGGGACCGCGCGCCGGGACGCGATCGCGCATTGGCTGATGGCGCAGGATTTCACGGGCATGCTGTTCTCGCCCGGCCGCAACGAGGTCGAGGGCGTCATTCCCGGCACGTTCGCGCTCTCGCTGGTCGGCCTCGACCATGCGCGCGCGCCGGAGCTGGTCTATGTCCTGCGCTCCGACGACCGTCCCGACCGCTTCGGCAATCCCGGCATCGGCATCGTCACGGCCGGCGACGTGCCGGTCGGCGGCGGCATGCATGGCGGGCTCAATCGCCACGAGCTCAACACCGTCCTGATCGCGCGCGGCCCGGGCTTTGCCGCGGGTGTCCGGGACGGCCGCCCCTGCGGCATCGTCGACATCGCCCCCACCGTGCTCGACGCCTTCGGCCTGCCGGCCGCGGCGACCATGACCGGGCGCTCGCTGCTCGGGCCCGCACCGGAGCCGGCCTTGCCGCGCATCCACGAGACCGGCCAGGGCGGGTTCCGCCAGCAGCTCGCCGTCGCCGAGCGTCCGGGCTCGCGCATCCTGCTCCACGGCGGGCGCCTCTGA
- a CDS encoding ABC transporter permease, with protein MAGIEAAPAATPAPDRRARRRRTMPALVRLGLGWIALVIAVALLADVVAPYGFTTPDLRNRLAAPLHLPHLIGTDELGRDVLSRLIVSIRVSLLVAFGATLLSAGFGTTMGFLAAHFRGRVEQVVLMLADFQAAMPFLILALAVLAFFGNTLTLFVGLMGLYGWERYARIARGLAVAAGAQGYAGAVRQIGAGPLRVYIRHILPNIASTLIVSMTLTFPEIILMESGLSFLGLGVQPPMTSLGNMVGYGRDYLTRAPWIMLAPATTIVVTTLAVSIVGDWLRDRLDPTLQ; from the coding sequence ATGGCCGGGATCGAGGCCGCGCCCGCCGCAACGCCCGCGCCGGACAGGCGTGCGCGACGCCGCCGGACCATGCCGGCCCTGGTCCGGCTCGGGCTCGGCTGGATCGCGCTGGTGATCGCCGTGGCGCTGCTCGCGGACGTCGTCGCGCCATACGGCTTCACCACGCCCGACCTGCGCAACCGGCTCGCCGCGCCCTTGCACCTGCCGCACCTCATCGGCACCGACGAGCTCGGCCGCGACGTGCTCTCGCGCCTGATCGTCTCGATCCGCGTCTCGCTGCTGGTCGCCTTCGGCGCAACGCTGCTTTCCGCGGGCTTCGGCACGACCATGGGCTTCCTCGCCGCGCATTTCCGCGGCCGGGTCGAGCAAGTCGTGCTGATGCTGGCGGATTTCCAGGCGGCGATGCCGTTCCTGATCCTGGCGCTGGCCGTGCTCGCCTTCTTCGGCAACACGCTGACGCTCTTCGTCGGGCTGATGGGGCTCTACGGCTGGGAGCGCTATGCCCGCATCGCCCGGGGCCTCGCCGTCGCGGCGGGGGCGCAGGGCTATGCCGGCGCCGTCCGGCAGATCGGTGCGGGTCCGCTCCGCGTCTACATCAGGCACATCCTGCCGAACATCGCCTCGACCCTGATCGTCTCGATGACCCTGACCTTCCCCGAGATCATCCTGATGGAGAGCGGCCTGTCCTTCCTCGGCCTCGGCGTGCAGCCGCCGATGACGAGCCTCGGCAACATGGTCGGCTATGGCCGCGACTATCTCACGCGCGCCCCCTGGATCATGCTCGCGCCCGCCACCACCATCGTCGTGACCACGCTCGCCGTCAGCATCGTCGGCGACTGGCTGCGCGACCGCCTCGACCCCACCCTGCAGTGA
- a CDS encoding metallophosphoesterase family protein, whose amino-acid sequence MTRSVLALISDPHLSGRRAYAQPAWDHLRGTLAELAPAAVVLAGDLVLDDCDDADDRAFAAEAVHALAPTVLAVPGNHDVGDNVAEPWMEQAVTSARVEAYRAAHGHDRFATDLAGWRIIGLNAQLFDTGLPGEGEQWSWLEEAARDAGRRPIALVLHKPFAIWSRSEADQPNLVCRAARSRLAAAIGPARLQLVVSGHLHHHRTLVLDGTTHVWLPSATMIGRASHGLVPFAQRGPGYLALALDGEDASFALVATPPELAVDPERLAERFGEAPRTWPERPAGRVP is encoded by the coding sequence ATGACGCGCTCCGTCCTCGCGCTGATCTCCGACCCGCATCTGTCCGGACGGCGCGCCTATGCCCAGCCGGCCTGGGACCATCTGCGCGGCACGCTGGCCGAGCTCGCGCCGGCCGCGGTGGTCCTCGCCGGCGACCTCGTGCTCGACGACTGCGACGACGCCGACGACCGCGCCTTCGCCGCCGAGGCGGTGCATGCGCTGGCACCGACCGTGCTCGCCGTGCCGGGCAACCACGATGTCGGCGACAATGTCGCCGAGCCATGGATGGAGCAAGCGGTCACATCAGCGCGGGTCGAGGCCTATCGCGCCGCGCATGGGCACGACCGGTTCGCGACCGATCTCGCCGGCTGGCGCATCATCGGGCTCAACGCCCAGCTGTTCGACACCGGCCTTCCCGGCGAGGGCGAGCAATGGTCCTGGCTCGAGGAGGCCGCGCGCGATGCCGGACGCCGGCCGATCGCCCTGGTGCTGCACAAGCCCTTCGCGATCTGGTCGCGATCCGAGGCGGACCAGCCCAATCTCGTCTGCCGGGCGGCGCGCTCACGGCTCGCGGCGGCCATCGGGCCAGCCCGGCTGCAGCTTGTCGTCTCCGGCCACCTCCATCACCATCGCACGCTCGTGCTGGACGGGACCACCCATGTCTGGCTGCCGAGCGCCACGATGATCGGGCGCGCCAGCCACGGGCTCGTGCCGTTCGCGCAGCGCGGCCCCGGCTATCTCGCCCTGGCCCTCGACGGAGAGGATGCGAGCTTCGCCCTGGTCGCGACGCCGCCGGAGCTCGCGGTCGATCCCGAACGGCTCGCCGAACGCTTCGGCGAAGCGCCGCGGACATGGCCGGAACGGCCGGCAGGGAGGGTCCCGTGA
- a CDS encoding methylaspartate ammonia-lyase — protein MKISEVRFAKGSAGHFHIDAAAIRAGAVPDGFDWRGAALTPGFSRIVEPAESLSVLLVLEDGLVGFGDCVDVAYAGSGGREPPFLPDRVLPRLGATLRERFIGAEIAAWRALATGFDAADADGARWPAAVRYGVGQALLHAASLAQRRPMAGLIAEAYGLAPPREAPPLLAAAGLDDRDTLDRLILKRVEVLPHSFVTDLDRHLGPGGDALVGHVGRVAARVAQLGGEAYRPTLQFDMSGHLGRLFPAPDGRLADFLERLADAAAPLALRIECPWLAASRAAQIEIYAELTATMRRRGRALRIGADEWCNTLDDFAAFAAAGAGDYLHVKMPDLGCITNSMAAVSTCRDRGMEVLLGGSANETDQSARVSAHIGLAFRPEVMLAKPGLGGDEALTIMRNEMARALALG, from the coding sequence GTGAAGATCAGCGAGGTGCGCTTCGCCAAGGGCAGCGCCGGCCATTTCCACATCGATGCCGCGGCAATCCGGGCCGGCGCCGTGCCGGACGGCTTCGACTGGCGGGGCGCGGCGCTGACGCCGGGCTTCTCGCGCATCGTCGAGCCCGCCGAGAGCCTCTCGGTCCTGCTCGTGCTGGAGGACGGCCTGGTCGGCTTCGGGGATTGCGTCGACGTGGCCTATGCCGGCTCGGGCGGCCGCGAGCCGCCCTTCCTTCCCGACCGCGTGCTGCCGCGGCTCGGCGCCACCCTGCGCGAGCGTTTCATCGGCGCGGAGATTGCGGCGTGGCGGGCGCTGGCGACGGGCTTCGATGCCGCCGACGCCGACGGCGCCCGCTGGCCGGCCGCCGTCCGCTACGGCGTGGGCCAGGCGCTGCTGCATGCCGCGTCGCTGGCGCAGCGCCGGCCGATGGCCGGCCTGATCGCCGAAGCTTATGGCCTGGCGCCGCCGCGCGAAGCGCCGCCCCTGCTGGCCGCCGCCGGCCTGGACGACCGGGACACGCTGGACCGCCTGATCCTCAAGCGGGTGGAGGTGCTGCCGCACAGCTTCGTCACCGATCTCGACCGGCATCTCGGACCGGGCGGGGACGCGCTCGTCGGGCATGTCGGCCGCGTCGCCGCGCGCGTGGCGCAGCTCGGCGGCGAGGCCTATCGGCCGACCCTGCAGTTCGACATGAGCGGCCATCTCGGACGGCTGTTCCCTGCGCCGGACGGGCGGCTCGCCGACTTCCTCGAGCGCCTCGCCGACGCCGCCGCTCCCCTGGCGCTGCGGATCGAGTGTCCCTGGCTGGCGGCGAGCCGCGCCGCGCAGATCGAGATCTATGCCGAGCTGACCGCGACAATGCGCCGGCGCGGGCGTGCGCTGCGCATCGGCGCCGACGAATGGTGCAACACGCTCGACGACTTCGCGGCCTTCGCCGCGGCCGGCGCCGGCGACTATCTCCACGTCAAGATGCCGGATCTCGGCTGCATCACCAACAGCATGGCGGCCGTGTCGACCTGCCGCGACAGGGGCATGGAGGTCTTGCTGGGCGGCAGCGCCAACGAGACCGACCAGTCGGCCCGCGTCAGCGCCCATATCGGGCTGGCGTTCCGCCCCGAGGTCATGCTCGCCAAGCCCGGCCTGGGCGGGGACGAAGCGCTGACGATCATGCGCAACGAGATGGCAAGGGCGCTGGCGCTGGGGTGA
- a CDS encoding ABC transporter permease: MVRFLLIRLGRALLTIALVVTFAFVVLRLSGDPALIIMSNEAPPEAIAAFRKAWGLDDPIWLQYIHYFGAIAQGELGRSMRDGRPALEIVLERVPATLALTVPALILKIGIGVPAGILAALRRGSTVDRLVMMAAVAGFAVPSFVLGLVLVLVFSVQLGWLPSGGQESWIHALLPVVTLGIGGAAVLARFTRSAMLEVLGQPYIRTASAKGVPWPAVVRGHALPNAAIPTVTIIGFMVGNLIAGAVVVESVFSWPGVGRLLVVSVASRDLAVVQCILLLVAFTMVISNLAVDLLYGALDPRLRGGAAGAH; encoded by the coding sequence ATGGTGCGCTTCCTGCTCATCCGTCTCGGGCGCGCCCTGCTGACCATCGCGCTCGTCGTCACCTTCGCCTTCGTGGTGTTGCGGCTGTCGGGCGATCCTGCCCTCATCATCATGAGCAACGAAGCCCCGCCGGAGGCGATCGCGGCCTTCCGCAAGGCCTGGGGCCTCGATGACCCGATCTGGCTGCAATACATCCATTATTTCGGCGCCATCGCCCAGGGCGAGCTCGGCCGCTCGATGCGCGACGGCCGCCCGGCCCTGGAGATCGTGCTGGAACGCGTGCCGGCGACGCTGGCGCTGACCGTGCCGGCGCTGATCCTCAAGATCGGCATCGGCGTGCCGGCGGGCATCCTGGCGGCGCTGCGCCGGGGCAGCACCGTCGACCGCCTGGTGATGATGGCCGCGGTCGCCGGCTTCGCCGTGCCGAGCTTCGTGCTCGGCCTCGTGCTCGTCCTGGTCTTTTCCGTGCAGCTCGGCTGGCTTCCCTCCGGCGGGCAGGAGAGCTGGATCCATGCCCTGCTGCCGGTCGTCACGCTGGGCATCGGCGGCGCGGCCGTGCTGGCCCGCTTCACGCGCAGCGCCATGCTCGAAGTGCTCGGGCAGCCCTATATCCGCACCGCCAGCGCCAAGGGCGTGCCCTGGCCGGCGGTCGTGCGCGGCCACGCGCTGCCGAATGCGGCGATCCCCACCGTCACCATCATCGGCTTCATGGTCGGCAACCTGATCGCCGGCGCCGTGGTGGTCGAGAGCGTGTTCTCCTGGCCCGGCGTCGGGCGGCTGCTCGTCGTCTCGGTCGCGAGCCGCGACCTGGCGGTGGTGCAATGCATCCTGCTGCTCGTCGCCTTCACCATGGTGATCTCGAACCTGGCGGTCGACCTGCTCTACGGCGCGCTCGACCCGCGCCTGCGCGGCGGCGCCGCCGGAGCCCATTGA
- a CDS encoding DeoR/GlpR family DNA-binding transcription regulator, translating into MLPPARRQRILERLARGGEVEVAGLAAELGISVETARRDLTALEQRRLLRRVHGGAVALPSPALPPVRSRIDRAGAAKADIAEAALPLVPAGAHVFLGAGSTMLALAARLADLPVRTTFVTNMIDIAVALRRGVHEVHLTGGEVDADTHAVGGPEALRFLERRLFDLAITGAAAIDAEHGVMGPTAAHAAITEILRRRARRRMVLSDHSKFGRSDRYGQGDLAEIDVLVTDRPPPEPFPARLAAAGVQLVVARGRRE; encoded by the coding sequence ATGCTGCCCCCGGCCAGACGGCAGCGCATTCTCGAACGGCTGGCCCGGGGCGGCGAAGTCGAGGTCGCCGGGCTTGCCGCGGAGCTCGGCATCTCGGTGGAGACCGCCCGGCGCGACCTCACCGCGCTGGAGCAGCGCCGGCTGCTGCGCCGCGTCCATGGCGGCGCCGTGGCGCTGCCCTCTCCCGCCCTGCCGCCGGTGCGCTCGCGCATCGACCGCGCCGGCGCCGCGAAGGCCGACATCGCCGAGGCGGCGCTGCCGCTGGTTCCGGCCGGCGCGCATGTCTTCCTCGGGGCGGGATCGACCATGCTGGCGCTGGCGGCCCGCCTCGCCGACCTGCCGGTGCGCACGACCTTCGTGACCAACATGATCGACATCGCCGTCGCGCTGCGGCGGGGCGTGCACGAGGTGCATCTGACGGGCGGGGAGGTGGACGCGGACACCCATGCCGTCGGCGGGCCGGAGGCGCTGCGGTTCCTGGAGCGGCGGCTCTTCGACCTCGCCATCACCGGGGCGGCGGCGATCGACGCCGAGCACGGCGTGATGGGACCGACGGCGGCCCATGCCGCCATCACCGAGATCCTGCGCCGGCGGGCGCGGCGCCGGATGGTGCTGAGCGATCATTCGAAATTCGGCCGAAGCGACCGCTACGGCCAGGGCGACCTCGCCGAGATCGACGTGCTGGTCACCGACCGGCCGCCGCCCGAGCCCTTTCCCGCGCGCCTCGCGGCCGCCGGGGTGCAGCTGGTCGTCGCCCGCGGCCGGCGCGAATGA
- a CDS encoding ABC transporter substrate-binding protein: MHRISRRTVLAAGAGAAVLAAAPAAGADPRRIVTVASQSLPPTMEPMDTPGTTSVWYRTEYNVFEGLLGLDYRNAMAVRGALAERWSRVDGRTWEFVLRQGVVFHDGRDLTADDVVFSLGEERLLGPNAPGRAAATAFLPTLQRAEKIDARTVRLIANTDDPVFDRRIAAWGGQIVSAAAFRAAPSWQAWAMRPIGTGPYRVEEIRRDYGISLAAHDAYWGGRPALAGVRFRAVPEMAGRIAGLLAGDWDIATDIAPDQIPDIEGRPGFKVVEAGSNVTRMVVLDVRHNPQLKDVKLRRALSLAVDRKLLVDSIWLGRTTVPNGFQSPSYGPLYDPKRPAPAFDPDQASRLVRESSYRGEPIALRMTGTYYLAERPTTEALVEMWRTVGINVTIEIVENYAQWYRRPGSGMYNYSSVTLYPDPLGGMIRNFGPTGAVQTTEESWSNEEFNALARAMAATSDVAERRRMHTRMLDILEWEDPPMVLLFEQNMFYGIRSDLDWRPYPAHQMDFGPGNMRAS; the protein is encoded by the coding sequence ATGCATCGCATCTCACGACGTACAGTCCTTGCCGCCGGTGCCGGGGCGGCGGTTCTCGCAGCCGCGCCGGCCGCCGGCGCCGATCCGCGCCGCATCGTCACCGTCGCGTCCCAGTCGCTGCCGCCGACGATGGAGCCGATGGACACGCCTGGCACGACCTCGGTCTGGTACCGGACCGAGTACAATGTCTTCGAGGGGCTGCTCGGGCTCGACTATCGCAACGCGATGGCGGTCCGCGGCGCCCTGGCGGAGCGCTGGTCGCGGGTCGACGGCCGCACCTGGGAGTTCGTGCTGCGCCAGGGCGTGGTCTTCCACGACGGGCGCGACCTGACGGCGGACGACGTGGTCTTCTCCCTCGGCGAGGAGCGGCTGCTGGGGCCGAATGCCCCCGGCCGGGCAGCGGCAACGGCCTTCCTGCCGACGCTTCAGCGGGCGGAGAAGATCGATGCCCGCACGGTCCGCCTGATCGCCAACACCGACGATCCGGTGTTCGACCGGCGCATCGCCGCCTGGGGCGGCCAGATCGTCAGCGCCGCCGCCTTCCGGGCCGCGCCGAGCTGGCAGGCCTGGGCCATGCGGCCGATCGGCACCGGCCCCTACCGGGTCGAAGAGATCCGGCGCGACTACGGCATCTCGCTCGCGGCGCACGACGCCTATTGGGGCGGACGGCCGGCCCTGGCCGGGGTGCGCTTCCGCGCCGTGCCGGAGATGGCCGGACGCATCGCCGGCCTCCTCGCCGGCGACTGGGATATCGCCACCGACATCGCGCCCGACCAGATCCCCGACATCGAGGGCCGGCCGGGCTTCAAGGTGGTCGAGGCGGGCTCGAACGTGACGCGCATGGTCGTGCTCGACGTCAGGCACAACCCGCAGCTCAAGGACGTCAAGCTCCGCCGCGCCCTCAGCCTCGCCGTCGACCGCAAGCTCCTCGTCGACTCGATCTGGCTCGGGCGGACCACAGTGCCGAACGGCTTCCAGTCCCCCAGCTACGGGCCGCTCTACGATCCGAAACGACCGGCCCCGGCCTTCGACCCCGACCAGGCCAGCCGGCTCGTCCGGGAATCGAGCTATCGCGGCGAGCCGATCGCCCTGCGCATGACCGGCACCTACTACCTCGCCGAGCGGCCGACGACGGAGGCGCTGGTGGAGATGTGGCGCACCGTCGGCATCAACGTGACCATCGAGATTGTCGAGAACTATGCCCAGTGGTACCGCCGCCCGGGCTCGGGCATGTACAATTATTCCTCCGTCACGCTCTATCCCGATCCGCTCGGCGGCATGATCCGCAATTTCGGTCCGACCGGCGCGGTGCAGACGACCGAGGAAAGCTGGTCCAACGAGGAGTTCAACGCCCTCGCCCGGGCCATGGCCGCCACCTCCGACGTTGCCGAGCGGCGGCGCATGCACACGCGCATGCTCGACATCCTGGAATGGGAGGATCCGCCGATGGTCCTGCTGTTCGAGCAGAACATGTTCTACGGCATCCGGTCCGATCTCGACTGGCGCCCCTATCCCGCGCATCAGATGGATTTCGGTCCCGGCAACATGAGGGCGTCGTGA